In a single window of the Pyrococcus sp. NA2 genome:
- a CDS encoding DUF2334 domain-containing protein translates to MIFIIPYLLIPWSTPRLIILVHDVSPIYIDEIREITAIISKYGFQNSTILLIIPNHAERHQISKDKEFTSLIRKLEAKGYKVGIHGYDHIGNEFQCNGEVAREKLMLAMKEFHEANITFERVFVPPRYRISKNALNVLLKENFTVYLKGKVCYPNGECKRVKMREYTWYVGKLRAKLMLLIAKLEYTHTRGVFILSVHPRAVNYGGGMEFLEEFLNYVKRKSLG, encoded by the coding sequence TTGATCTTTATTATTCCATACCTTCTTATTCCCTGGAGCACTCCGAGGCTCATAATTCTTGTCCACGACGTTAGTCCAATTTACATCGATGAGATAAGAGAAATCACGGCGATAATTTCAAAGTATGGATTTCAAAATTCAACAATTCTGCTGATAATCCCAAATCACGCCGAAAGACATCAAATTAGTAAGGACAAGGAATTCACCAGCCTTATCAGGAAACTTGAAGCCAAAGGGTACAAGGTTGGAATCCATGGATATGATCACATTGGAAATGAATTCCAGTGTAATGGAGAGGTTGCCAGGGAAAAATTGATGCTCGCGATGAAAGAATTTCACGAAGCAAACATAACATTTGAAAGGGTCTTCGTGCCCCCCAGGTATAGAATCTCCAAGAACGCTCTAAATGTCCTCCTTAAGGAGAACTTTACCGTCTACCTAAAGGGGAAGGTTTGTTATCCAAACGGAGAATGTAAGAGGGTAAAGATGAGAGAGTACACATGGTATGTGGGAAAGTTAAGGGCCAAGCTCATGCTATTAATAGCCAAGCTTGAGTACACCCATACGAGGGGAGTATTTATACTCTCAGTTCATCCAAGAGCCGTGAACTATGGGGGAGGGATGGAATTCCTAGAAGAGTTTTTAAATTATGTAAAAAGAAAAAGCCTCGGCTAA
- the speD gene encoding adenosylmethionine decarboxylase → MDTIGHHYIVEAAGCDPEIIGDADKIREIFLEAARRGNMEVKASYFFKFSPMGVSGVVIVAESHISVHTWPEKGYAALDVYTCGEKADPEKAVDYILEQFKAQYAHVSEIKRGIEEDDNTFTHSILTWEEKLDRRNNKKA, encoded by the coding sequence ATGGACACAATTGGACACCACTACATCGTTGAGGCAGCTGGTTGCGATCCTGAGATCATCGGAGATGCAGATAAGATAAGAGAGATATTTCTTGAAGCAGCAAGGAGAGGTAACATGGAAGTAAAGGCAAGTTATTTCTTCAAATTCTCTCCTATGGGTGTTAGCGGAGTTGTCATAGTTGCCGAGAGCCATATATCCGTTCACACATGGCCTGAAAAAGGATATGCTGCCCTAGACGTTTACACCTGCGGAGAAAAAGCAGACCCAGAGAAAGCCGTTGACTACATATTAGAACAATTCAAGGCCCAGTACGCTCACGTATCAGAGATAAAGAGGGGAATTGAGGAAGATGACAACACGTTCACTCACTCAATTCTTACATGGGAAGAAAAACTCGACAGAAGGAACAATAAGAAGGCATAG
- a CDS encoding RsmB/NOP family class I SAM-dependent RNA methyltransferase, with the protein MHYLDAFPRELQDYYRRLFGREADEIMRKLREPVEHYYIRVNTLKITREKLIEELKKEGLRPFRSPYLSEGLYFVREGPNFPDDFDPKLPTVVANKYAAESVYQGAMLYAPGVLKADKGIKEGDEVQIRDPRGLLVGIGIARMDYREMIEATKGLAVEVTLPKFKLPSLSELKSFEKGYFYPQGLPSMVTARILEPREDDVIIDMTAAPGGKTTHIAQLLQNRGEIIAIDKSKNRLKKMEENLKRLGVKNVKLIQMDARNLPDLGIKADKILLDAPCTALGVRPKLWEERTPKHIEATARYQRAFIWAAIKSLKKGGILVYSTCTLSYEENEGNVKFMLRKGMKLEDQSIFIGSPGIGIDKVQRFYPHKHLTQGFFIAKLRKVRDA; encoded by the coding sequence ATGCACTATCTAGATGCATTTCCCAGGGAGCTCCAAGATTATTATAGAAGGTTATTTGGAAGAGAGGCAGATGAAATAATGAGGAAACTTAGGGAACCAGTTGAGCATTATTATATAAGGGTGAACACCCTGAAGATCACCAGGGAAAAATTAATTGAGGAACTTAAAAAAGAAGGTCTGAGACCTTTTAGGAGTCCTTATTTGTCTGAAGGGCTATATTTTGTTCGGGAGGGCCCAAATTTTCCAGATGATTTTGATCCGAAGTTGCCCACCGTTGTTGCAAATAAATACGCTGCCGAAAGCGTGTATCAAGGTGCAATGCTTTATGCTCCTGGTGTTCTAAAGGCTGACAAAGGAATTAAAGAGGGAGATGAAGTCCAAATTAGAGATCCTAGGGGATTGCTCGTAGGGATAGGGATAGCTAGGATGGATTATAGGGAGATGATTGAAGCAACGAAAGGCCTAGCCGTTGAAGTCACGCTACCAAAATTTAAGCTTCCAAGCCTTAGTGAACTAAAATCTTTCGAAAAAGGGTACTTTTATCCTCAGGGGCTTCCCTCTATGGTGACGGCTAGGATCTTAGAACCAAGGGAGGATGATGTAATAATCGACATGACTGCGGCCCCAGGTGGAAAAACTACTCACATAGCTCAACTCCTTCAAAATAGAGGTGAGATTATCGCAATAGATAAATCAAAGAACAGACTTAAGAAAATGGAGGAAAACTTAAAGAGACTCGGAGTTAAGAACGTTAAGCTGATACAGATGGATGCCAGGAATCTGCCAGATTTGGGAATCAAGGCTGATAAGATACTCCTAGATGCACCCTGTACGGCACTTGGGGTTAGGCCTAAACTCTGGGAGGAGAGGACGCCGAAGCATATAGAGGCAACCGCTAGGTACCAGAGGGCATTTATCTGGGCAGCCATAAAGAGCCTTAAAAAGGGAGGCATACTAGTTTACTCAACATGCACGCTTAGCTATGAGGAAAATGAGGGGAATGTAAAATTCATGTTGAGAAAAGGGATGAAGCTCGAGGATCAATCAATATTTATAGGCTCTCCAGGAATTGGAATTGATAAAGTTCAGAGATTTTATCCGCATAAACACCTAACCCAAGGATTTTTTATAGCGAAACTTAGAAAGGTGAGGGATGCATGA
- a CDS encoding flippase-like domain-containing protein → MKRYLLLILGITLIGVLLWWAGIKDTLGLILRADLKFLLLATLMYCLAVLTWAIRWNTFLKGATIDVSFTKVLEGVFIGIFLNNITPGARTGGEAVKAIFIKRATSNGSYSRVFATVMADRILDVVPVIVLMTFAFLYAITLHTYIILIILGISVLLLFIALALTTIFSLKENYALSILLRILRILKRLFPSKISATEEVLKEKLINEIREFKGTLVKLAKNRKKLASTMICSFILWGADILKTYFIFLSLGGDVTLLQVLLVRMASMAISMVSIIPGGIGISEVVQSGLFLALGIEKTLAVSVTMVDRLISFWIPTLLGGLLAFKNRELFFQS, encoded by the coding sequence ATGAAGAGGTATCTTCTTCTGATTTTGGGCATAACATTAATTGGAGTACTACTTTGGTGGGCTGGAATTAAAGATACTTTAGGGTTGATTCTAAGGGCAGACCTAAAATTTCTGCTTCTTGCAACTTTAATGTACTGTCTCGCGGTTCTCACTTGGGCCATTAGATGGAACACATTTCTAAAGGGGGCAACAATTGACGTGTCCTTTACTAAGGTTCTAGAAGGTGTTTTTATTGGAATATTTTTGAATAACATAACCCCAGGGGCTAGAACTGGAGGAGAAGCTGTTAAAGCTATCTTTATAAAGAGAGCAACGTCAAACGGAAGCTATTCTAGAGTATTTGCAACGGTAATGGCCGACAGAATTTTGGATGTTGTTCCAGTGATTGTACTCATGACGTTTGCATTCCTCTATGCCATAACACTCCATACGTATATAATCTTGATTATCCTTGGAATTTCAGTGCTCTTACTATTTATTGCCCTAGCATTAACAACGATATTTTCTCTCAAGGAAAACTACGCCCTCTCAATATTGTTGCGAATTTTAAGGATATTGAAACGCCTCTTCCCATCAAAGATCTCGGCAACCGAGGAAGTTCTTAAAGAGAAGCTAATTAATGAGATCAGGGAATTCAAAGGGACATTGGTTAAGTTAGCCAAGAATAGGAAGAAATTGGCATCAACGATGATTTGCTCTTTCATCCTTTGGGGAGCGGATATTTTGAAGACGTACTTTATATTCTTGAGTCTCGGGGGTGATGTAACTTTGCTTCAAGTCCTTCTAGTTAGGATGGCCTCAATGGCAATATCCATGGTCAGCATTATTCCTGGAGGGATTGGAATTAGTGAGGTTGTTCAATCAGGCCTTTTCCTGGCTCTGGGGATTGAGAAAACGCTTGCAGTTTCGGTGACAATGGTCGATAGATTGATATCATTCTGGATTCCAACGCTCCTTGGTGGATTGCTGGCATTTAAGAACAGAGAATTATTCTTCCAGAGTTAG
- a CDS encoding DUF835 domain-containing protein, which translates to MVGLLSLAYRLIVFLIFAILSVYVALKFRRSPSEFKYVFKRSFIFLALAAFVRLIDVLVLFVEVPYAMEIHMIGHVVILIGIAYIYIEFMKNLERFFYPEEPRFGREAAYLVKSYEEVIPLIRGKKTLAITRNPERYENISSKVVWVTSTGEKGVHPTALHVLLDISVRFVSENRGAVVILDCIEFLILYNGFSSVFKFLTTLKDNILVREGELIIVASPEALGEKEMHLLMREFSPLTLEE; encoded by the coding sequence ATGGTAGGCCTTCTCTCTTTAGCATATAGATTGATAGTATTTCTCATCTTTGCAATCCTCTCAGTATATGTGGCTTTGAAATTTAGAAGGTCACCTTCTGAATTCAAATATGTCTTTAAAAGGAGCTTCATATTCCTTGCCCTCGCCGCCTTTGTGAGATTAATTGATGTTTTAGTGCTGTTCGTTGAGGTTCCATATGCAATGGAAATCCACATGATAGGACATGTTGTCATCTTAATAGGCATAGCCTACATTTACATAGAGTTCATGAAGAACCTTGAGAGATTCTTTTATCCAGAAGAACCAAGATTTGGAAGAGAGGCTGCTTACCTAGTTAAGTCCTACGAGGAAGTTATCCCCCTTATTAGAGGTAAAAAGACCCTTGCAATAACAAGAAATCCCGAGAGGTATGAGAACATAAGCTCGAAGGTAGTCTGGGTCACCAGTACTGGAGAGAAGGGTGTTCATCCAACAGCCCTACACGTTCTACTTGACATCTCTGTAAGGTTTGTCAGTGAGAACAGGGGAGCTGTTGTCATTCTCGATTGTATCGAGTTTCTCATTCTGTATAATGGTTTTTCATCCGTTTTTAAATTCCTCACGACCCTAAAAGATAACATCTTAGTTAGGGAAGGAGAGCTAATAATAGTGGCAAGTCCGGAAGCTTTGGGAGAGAAGGAGATGCACCTACTCATGAGAGAATTTTCTCCCCTAACTCTGGAAGAATAA
- a CDS encoding bifunctional N(6)-L-threonylcarbamoyladenine synthase/serine/threonine protein kinase yields the protein MLALGIEGTAHTLGIGIVTEKKVLANVFDTLTSEKGGIHPKEAAEHHARLMKPLLRRALEEAKVSIEDIDVIAFSQGPGLGPALRVVATAARALAIKYKKPIVGVNHCIAHVEITKMFGVKDPVGLYVSGGNTQVLALEGGRYRVFGETLDIGIGNAIDVFARELGLGFPGGPKLEKLAEKGEKYIELPYAVKGMDLSFSGLLTEAIRKYRSGKYRAEDLAYSFQETAFAALVEVTERAVAHTEKEEVVLVGGVAANNRLREMLKIMTEDRGIKFFVPPYDLCRDNGAMIAYTGLRMYKAGISFKLEDTIVKQKFRTDEVEITW from the coding sequence ATGCTTGCATTGGGCATCGAGGGAACTGCCCATACTCTAGGGATTGGAATTGTTACCGAGAAAAAGGTATTAGCTAATGTCTTCGACACTTTAACAAGTGAAAAGGGTGGCATCCATCCAAAGGAGGCTGCAGAGCATCATGCAAGGCTCATGAAACCATTACTAAGGAGAGCCCTAGAGGAGGCAAAAGTCTCCATCGAGGATATAGATGTCATAGCCTTTTCTCAAGGACCCGGACTAGGACCAGCTTTAAGGGTTGTTGCAACCGCGGCAAGGGCACTTGCAATTAAATACAAGAAACCAATAGTTGGTGTTAATCACTGCATAGCTCACGTTGAAATAACTAAGATGTTTGGGGTTAAGGATCCAGTAGGCCTTTACGTTAGCGGAGGAAACACTCAGGTTCTTGCCCTTGAAGGAGGAAGGTATAGGGTTTTTGGAGAGACGCTAGATATTGGAATAGGCAATGCAATAGACGTATTTGCCAGAGAACTTGGACTAGGCTTCCCTGGAGGGCCAAAACTTGAGAAGCTAGCTGAGAAAGGTGAGAAATACATTGAGTTACCATACGCAGTTAAAGGGATGGATCTTAGCTTCTCAGGCCTTCTAACTGAAGCGATAAGGAAATACAGGAGTGGAAAATATAGAGCCGAAGATCTGGCTTATTCCTTCCAGGAAACAGCCTTCGCAGCTTTAGTTGAGGTGACAGAGAGGGCCGTAGCTCATACCGAAAAAGAGGAAGTTGTTCTGGTAGGAGGAGTCGCAGCTAACAATAGACTTAGGGAGATGTTAAAGATTATGACGGAAGACAGAGGAATTAAGTTTTTTGTCCCTCCATACGACCTGTGCAGAGACAATGGAGCCATGATAGCGTATACTGGATTAAGGATGTACAAGGCAGGGATATCATTCAAGCTCGAGGACACAATAGTGAAGCAGAAGTTCAGAACAGATGAGGTGGAAATAACATGGTAG
- a CDS encoding protein translocase subunit SecF produces MVIKEKLRVLVEMEPKRMIMYPLIVFALAVVVIIGNYALTGSLVKEGIELKGGSVITLQGVSADPDELAKEISRLGVEANVERFTGIAGGGGIRIYVPAGEDVNKVKAFLREKFPGVEPEITVIGPTFGKMVREQGIKAIAYAFIGMAIVVFLFFRVPVPSLTVVFSAFSDMVIAIALMDLFGIELSQATIAALLMLIGYSVDSNILLTTRLLRRKEFTVEDAYYSSLKTGFTMSTTTLGALVSLWLFSTAKVIDDIASVLIFGLLADFMNTWIFNAGVLRMYIAKREGKKK; encoded by the coding sequence ATGGTGATAAAAGAAAAGCTAAGAGTGCTTGTGGAAATGGAACCAAAACGAATGATAATGTATCCTCTCATAGTTTTCGCATTAGCAGTCGTTGTAATAATTGGGAATTACGCTCTAACGGGGAGTCTTGTTAAAGAGGGCATTGAATTGAAAGGTGGCTCCGTGATAACGCTCCAAGGGGTATCTGCCGATCCTGATGAACTTGCAAAGGAAATAAGTAGGTTAGGAGTTGAGGCAAACGTGGAAAGATTCACGGGTATAGCTGGAGGAGGTGGAATAAGGATCTATGTTCCGGCTGGGGAAGATGTGAACAAGGTAAAAGCCTTTTTAAGGGAGAAATTTCCTGGAGTTGAGCCTGAAATAACCGTGATAGGGCCAACATTTGGAAAGATGGTTAGAGAACAGGGAATTAAGGCCATAGCTTATGCCTTCATAGGGATGGCAATCGTAGTTTTCCTATTCTTCAGGGTTCCTGTTCCATCCCTAACGGTTGTCTTCTCAGCATTTTCCGACATGGTTATAGCTATAGCATTGATGGACTTGTTTGGAATAGAACTTAGCCAGGCAACGATAGCTGCCTTATTGATGCTAATAGGTTACTCCGTTGATAGTAACATACTGCTGACAACTAGATTGCTCAGGAGGAAGGAGTTCACGGTTGAAGATGCATATTATTCATCTCTAAAGACAGGCTTTACTATGTCAACAACAACCCTAGGTGCACTTGTTTCCCTCTGGCTGTTTTCCACGGCAAAGGTAATCGATGACATAGCATCGGTTCTCATATTTGGGCTTCTGGCGGACTTCATGAATACTTGGATCTTTAATGCTGGAGTCCTTAGAATGTATATAGCCAAGAGGGAGGGTAAGAAAAAATGA
- a CDS encoding preprotein translocase subunit SecD, with protein sequence MNWKKIILNGRVILLILFLTLSVVSLATRGLTFGLDISGGISITVKLENPVDPQTMEQVRIALEQRLNALGVKDIVIEPWGNQFVLVKVAGVSEEEGNQIVETIERQGVFYAEFQGVIFATGKDILNVGSVSYDPREGAWVVPFRLSKDAAEKFAKLALGKAGYPVDMFLDPPVNSTLVVSKEFYQAMLSPRFQMNGNMTLIERISKAFNIKVIQYSNQTPEEIAKVAKGSERIILVDVDGKLAEELKKMGLKVEVRKREKNEDIEDFVRRVLRLYGPYRVSEGLATGRPSTEVMISIGGSQNDIRARNDAQVVSVVLRSGSLPVKLSIERIDYISPKLGENFKKQVLVAGIAALLVVGAIVYLHYRKLKIAIPVMFTSFSEVLIILGIASLIKWNLDLPSIAGIIAAIGTGVDQQIVITDELLGESGERKIVRRSGVLKRMGRAFFIILASASTTVVAMSFLFKFFVGGLRGFAFTTILGILIGILITRPAYGEIAKELIGGRR encoded by the coding sequence ATGAATTGGAAGAAAATCATCTTGAACGGTAGGGTCATCTTGCTTATACTATTCTTAACTCTATCAGTTGTTTCCCTGGCAACTAGGGGGTTAACCTTTGGATTGGATATTAGTGGTGGCATCTCAATTACAGTAAAACTCGAAAATCCTGTCGATCCTCAAACAATGGAGCAAGTTAGAATAGCTCTTGAGCAAAGGCTGAATGCCCTTGGAGTGAAGGATATAGTGATAGAACCGTGGGGGAATCAATTCGTTTTAGTGAAAGTTGCCGGAGTCTCTGAGGAGGAAGGAAATCAGATAGTTGAGACGATAGAGAGACAGGGTGTTTTCTATGCTGAATTTCAGGGAGTAATATTTGCAACGGGAAAGGATATCTTGAACGTTGGAAGTGTTAGCTACGATCCAAGAGAGGGTGCGTGGGTCGTGCCATTTAGGTTGTCGAAGGACGCTGCTGAGAAATTTGCAAAACTTGCCCTAGGAAAAGCCGGGTATCCAGTAGATATGTTCCTTGATCCTCCTGTAAATTCAACGCTTGTCGTTTCAAAGGAGTTCTATCAGGCGATGTTATCCCCAAGATTCCAAATGAATGGGAACATGACTCTCATCGAAAGGATAAGCAAAGCCTTTAACATAAAGGTCATTCAGTACTCAAATCAGACTCCTGAAGAGATTGCTAAGGTTGCAAAGGGTAGTGAGCGGATTATACTTGTTGATGTCGATGGAAAGCTCGCTGAAGAGTTAAAGAAGATGGGATTAAAGGTTGAGGTCAGAAAGAGGGAAAAGAATGAAGATATCGAAGATTTCGTGAGGAGAGTACTTAGGCTGTATGGTCCCTATAGGGTCTCTGAAGGCTTGGCAACTGGAAGGCCAAGTACAGAAGTCATGATCTCAATTGGAGGTTCTCAAAATGATATAAGGGCGAGAAATGATGCACAAGTTGTTTCAGTCGTCTTAAGGAGTGGATCTCTACCGGTAAAGCTCTCAATTGAAAGGATAGATTATATATCCCCAAAACTTGGAGAGAACTTCAAGAAACAGGTTTTGGTAGCTGGAATAGCAGCCTTGCTTGTGGTTGGTGCTATAGTTTACCTCCACTATAGGAAGTTGAAGATAGCAATTCCCGTCATGTTTACCAGTTTCAGTGAAGTTCTAATAATCCTCGGGATAGCCTCACTAATTAAATGGAACCTAGATCTGCCAAGTATAGCTGGAATAATTGCAGCTATAGGGACGGGGGTTGATCAGCAGATAGTGATCACAGATGAATTGCTTGGAGAGTCTGGAGAGAGGAAGATAGTTAGGAGGAGTGGTGTTCTTAAAAGGATGGGTAGGGCATTCTTTATAATCTTGGCATCGGCATCAACTACCGTTGTGGCCATGAGTTTCCTATTCAAGTTCTTTGTAGGAGGGCTGAGAGGCTTTGCCTTCACAACAATACTGGGGATACTCATTGGGATACTAATAACGAGACCCGCTTACGGTGAGATAGCCAAGGAACTTATCGGAGGGAGGAGGTAA
- a CDS encoding TrkA family potassium uptake protein yields MYIIIMGAGRIGTLVARMLENAGHDVTIIEIDRERAREISEYISGLVIEGDATDQKVLENANIKSANAFAALTGRDDANILACILAKHLNPRIMTILRITDPGKKKIFEEVQELKKYFDIVVSPEDIAANYIFRTLVTPGFDRVLLPKEGAEIIQFQVNEDSDIAGKPVKDLNLPKDSLIIAVYDEKGNLTIPSGDTVIPSKGKIIIFAKNSALQEVKRIMEKKKEGK; encoded by the coding sequence ATGTACATAATAATAATGGGCGCAGGAAGAATAGGTACCTTAGTGGCAAGAATGCTAGAAAATGCCGGTCACGATGTTACCATAATTGAAATAGATAGAGAAAGAGCCAGGGAAATCTCTGAGTATATCTCCGGTTTAGTTATCGAGGGGGATGCTACGGATCAGAAAGTCCTGGAGAATGCAAACATAAAAAGTGCCAATGCATTCGCAGCTTTAACCGGGAGAGACGATGCAAACATATTGGCCTGCATTCTTGCCAAACACCTGAATCCAAGGATAATGACAATCCTTAGGATAACAGACCCAGGAAAGAAAAAGATATTTGAAGAGGTTCAAGAGCTGAAGAAATACTTTGACATAGTCGTCTCCCCGGAGGACATCGCAGCAAATTACATCTTTAGAACCCTAGTCACGCCCGGTTTTGATAGAGTTCTATTGCCTAAAGAGGGAGCAGAGATAATCCAATTCCAAGTTAATGAGGACTCAGATATTGCAGGTAAACCGGTTAAAGACCTAAATCTTCCAAAGGATTCACTCATAATAGCTGTTTATGACGAGAAGGGAAATCTCACCATCCCATCTGGAGATACCGTTATACCGAGTAAAGGCAAGATAATAATCTTTGCAAAGAATTCAGCACTACAAGAAGTAAAGAGAATCATGGAAAAGAAAAAAGAGGGGAAGTAA
- a CDS encoding V-type ATP synthase subunit H — MEDVLREIIKAEKLAEERIEKAKEEAKQIVRMAREEARKIEEEIIRDAETKAQKLIEEKKKEGEKEAQEILAKGEDEIREVLSRAENKERFEKAVSECLKIIRGI, encoded by the coding sequence ATGGAGGACGTCCTCAGAGAGATCATCAAAGCTGAAAAGCTTGCTGAAGAGAGAATAGAGAAAGCAAAGGAGGAAGCTAAACAAATCGTTAGGATGGCGAGAGAGGAAGCCAGAAAAATTGAAGAGGAGATAATTAGAGATGCAGAAACTAAAGCTCAAAAGCTCATAGAGGAAAAGAAGAAAGAGGGAGAGAAGGAAGCCCAGGAAATATTAGCTAAAGGAGAAGATGAAATAAGGGAGGTACTTTCTCGGGCCGAGAATAAGGAGAGGTTCGAAAAGGCCGTTTCTGAGTGCTTAAAAATAATTAGAGGGATCTAA
- a CDS encoding V-type ATP synthase subunit I, giving the protein MFKPEEVVKLEVITLTRFRDKLLTLLHEMGVAQLEEVPIEEIQKDTPNEFYRKATSYSITLSRLVDTVKQYLPPKTSGIKDFIFPKEKKKRKYKYRGIEQLIKDVETFLGEVEPKIRAVESEVSKINTEISSLKESLDTLQILSNLNIEVQYLRGGTFLNVEVGLVEREKVEKLLAELKEVSGGRIFFLRRDIGAKTLLVVVSLKEDAGKVSSVLAKYGFEKIEVPEGKGYPKDLIPKYMERIKEKEKELESAKSKGRELAERYYEELLFYKELMDNERDKGNYLSYLVRTEMTFGLLAWVPKKDVSRVIDGIRNVTGGIVYVNVREPSPEEIDNIPVKLKNPEFISHFEMLTEMYGVPKYNEIDPTPIMAFTYSFFFGFMLTDFVYGLLLGIISALLVIGHSKLRDGTWKFAKIMLWASIFTMAMGILFGSYCGNALDMAGIKVPRILDTMEQALTVLLMALGIGLAHLFTGYLLGFIVNWKNGNVKGAILEQLPWVLIILGITSFALSLKVGVPQIVSKAIFGAGLVLFIIGEIVNNKGMAILLTISDFFGFVGSWLSYARLMALALATSGIALVINIMVQMVWGMKIGPVPLGILIGIIVFIGGHIFSTAINALGAFVHALRLHYVEFFGTFYSGEGRKFEPFAAKREVSELEIES; this is encoded by the coding sequence ATGTTCAAGCCAGAGGAGGTAGTTAAACTTGAGGTTATAACGTTAACTAGGTTTAGGGACAAGTTATTGACACTTCTCCATGAAATGGGTGTTGCTCAGCTTGAGGAAGTTCCAATAGAGGAAATACAAAAGGATACACCAAATGAATTCTATAGAAAGGCTACCTCCTATAGCATAACCTTGTCAAGACTCGTTGACACGGTCAAACAATATCTTCCGCCAAAAACTTCTGGAATTAAGGATTTCATTTTCCCAAAGGAGAAAAAGAAAAGGAAATATAAATATAGGGGAATTGAGCAGCTAATAAAGGACGTTGAAACATTTCTAGGGGAAGTAGAACCAAAGATAAGGGCCGTTGAATCTGAGGTCTCAAAGATAAATACTGAAATTTCATCTCTTAAGGAATCCCTGGATACCCTTCAAATTTTGAGTAATTTGAACATTGAAGTTCAATATTTAAGAGGTGGAACGTTTCTAAATGTTGAAGTTGGCCTCGTTGAAAGGGAGAAAGTCGAGAAACTATTGGCCGAATTGAAGGAAGTCAGCGGAGGCAGGATATTCTTCCTTAGGAGAGACATTGGAGCAAAGACGCTCTTAGTTGTAGTATCCCTTAAGGAGGATGCTGGCAAAGTTAGTTCTGTTCTTGCAAAATACGGTTTTGAGAAAATTGAGGTTCCTGAGGGTAAGGGGTATCCGAAGGATTTGATTCCCAAGTACATGGAAAGGATAAAAGAGAAAGAGAAAGAGCTTGAAAGTGCGAAATCCAAAGGAAGAGAACTTGCTGAAAGGTACTATGAGGAGTTGCTCTTCTACAAGGAACTCATGGATAACGAGAGGGACAAGGGGAACTATCTCTCTTATCTCGTTAGAACTGAGATGACATTTGGTCTACTTGCATGGGTTCCTAAAAAGGACGTCTCTAGGGTTATAGATGGAATAAGGAATGTAACAGGTGGCATAGTTTATGTAAACGTTAGGGAACCGAGTCCTGAGGAGATAGATAACATTCCGGTGAAGCTAAAGAATCCTGAGTTCATAAGTCACTTTGAAATGTTGACGGAGATGTATGGCGTTCCAAAGTACAATGAAATAGATCCAACCCCCATCATGGCATTCACATACTCCTTCTTCTTTGGGTTCATGCTAACTGACTTTGTCTATGGCCTATTGCTCGGCATAATATCTGCCCTGCTAGTAATAGGTCATTCAAAGCTAAGGGATGGAACTTGGAAGTTTGCAAAGATAATGCTCTGGGCTTCGATATTTACAATGGCTATGGGCATCCTATTCGGAAGTTATTGTGGAAATGCCCTTGACATGGCCGGCATAAAGGTACCCAGAATCCTAGACACCATGGAGCAGGCTCTTACAGTCCTCTTAATGGCATTGGGCATAGGTTTGGCACATCTCTTCACGGGATATCTCTTGGGCTTCATAGTGAATTGGAAGAATGGAAACGTAAAGGGTGCAATCCTAGAGCAACTACCTTGGGTTTTGATAATCCTAGGAATAACGTCCTTTGCCTTATCACTAAAAGTGGGGGTTCCTCAAATAGTTAGCAAGGCAATTTTTGGAGCAGGTTTAGTGCTGTTCATCATAGGTGAGATCGTGAACAACAAAGGCATGGCAATTCTGCTAACAATTTCGGATTTCTTTGGGTTTGTTGGTAGTTGGCTTAGTTATGCAAGATTAATGGCATTAGCACTTGCAACTTCAGGTATCGCTTTGGTGATAAACATAATGGTCCAAATGGTATGGGGTATGAAGATAGGACCAGTTCCGTTGGGTATCCTTATCGGAATAATAGTCTTCATCGGAGGGCACATATTTTCAACAGCTATAAATGCCTTGGGAGCCTTTGTTCACGCTCTCCGTCTTCATTATGTTGAA